The following coding sequences lie in one Pseudomonas syringae CC1557 genomic window:
- a CDS encoding microcin C ABC transporter permease YejB, translated as MLAYILRRLLLIIPTLLGILVINFIIIQAAPGGPVEQMIAKIEGFDGATSRIAGGGAEVSVAGSNYRGAQGLDPALIKEIERMYGFDKSAPERLWIMIKNYATLDFGDSFFRDAKVIDLIVEKMPVSISLGLWSTLIMYLVSIPLGIAKATRHGSQFDVWTSSAIIVGYAIPAFLFAILLIVVFAGGSYFNWFPLRGLTSNNYDELSTLGKVFDYFWHLVLPVTALVIGNFATMTLLTKNSFLDEISKQYVTTAKAKGLSNHKVLYGHVFRNAMLLVIAGFPSAFIGIFFTGSLLVEVIFSLDGLGLMSFEAAINRDYPVVFGTLFIFTLLGLVVKLIGDITYTLVDPRIDFESRKH; from the coding sequence ATGCTGGCCTATATCCTGCGACGGCTGCTGCTGATCATTCCGACCCTGCTCGGCATCCTTGTCATCAACTTCATCATCATCCAGGCGGCCCCCGGCGGCCCGGTGGAGCAGATGATCGCCAAGATCGAAGGCTTCGACGGTGCTACCAGCCGGATTGCCGGTGGCGGTGCAGAGGTCTCAGTGGCGGGCTCCAACTACCGTGGCGCGCAAGGGCTCGACCCGGCGCTGATCAAGGAAATCGAGCGCATGTACGGTTTCGACAAGTCGGCACCGGAACGTCTGTGGATCATGATCAAGAACTACGCCACGCTGGACTTCGGCGATAGCTTCTTTCGCGATGCCAAGGTCATTGACCTGATTGTCGAGAAGATGCCGGTGTCCATTTCCCTCGGGTTATGGAGCACGCTGATCATGTACCTGGTATCAATCCCGCTGGGCATCGCCAAGGCTACCCGTCACGGCAGCCAGTTCGACGTCTGGACCAGCTCGGCGATCATCGTCGGCTATGCGATCCCGGCCTTCCTGTTCGCCATCCTGTTGATCGTGGTATTTGCCGGTGGCAGCTATTTCAACTGGTTCCCGCTGCGCGGCCTGACGTCCAACAACTATGACGAGTTGAGCACGCTGGGCAAGGTCTTTGATTACTTCTGGCACCTGGTGCTGCCGGTGACTGCGCTGGTGATCGGCAACTTTGCCACCATGACCCTGCTGACCAAGAACAGCTTTCTCGATGAAATCAGCAAGCAGTATGTGACGACCGCCAAGGCCAAGGGCCTGAGCAACCACAAGGTGTTGTACGGCCATGTTTTCCGCAACGCCATGCTGCTGGTGATCGCCGGTTTCCCGTCGGCCTTCATCGGCATCTTCTTCACCGGCTCGCTGCTGGTGGAGGTGATCTTCTCGCTGGATGGCCTGGGCCTGATGAGCTTCGAAGCCGCTATCAACCGCGACTATCCGGTGGTGTTCGGCACGCTGTTCATCTTCACCCTGCTCGGGCTGGTGGTGAAGCTGATCGGCGACATCACCTACACCCTGGTTGACCCGCGCATCGACTTTGAAAGCAGGAAGCATTGA
- a CDS encoding ABC transporter permease, translating to MKLSPLNRRRFERFKANRRGWWSLWLFLILFGLSLGAELIANDKPLAVRYDGSWYFPVLERYPETTFGGEFPLEANYKSPYIKELLAAKDGWTLWAPIPFSYQSINYDLKVPAPAPPSRDNLLGTDDQGRDVLARVIYGFRISVLFALTLTILSSIIGVIAGALQGFYGGWVDLLGQRFLEVWSGLPVLYLLIILASFVQPNFWWLLGIMLLFSWMSLVDVVRAEFLRGRNLEYVRAARALGMENGAIMFRHILPNAMVSTMTFLPFILTGAIGTLTALDFLGFGLPAGSPSLGELVAQGKSNLQAPWLGISAFAVLAIMLSLLVFIGESARDAFDPRK from the coding sequence ATGAAGCTATCCCCTCTCAATCGCCGCCGCTTCGAACGCTTCAAGGCCAACCGACGTGGCTGGTGGTCATTGTGGCTGTTCCTCATCCTGTTCGGTCTCAGCCTGGGCGCCGAGTTGATCGCCAACGACAAACCGCTCGCCGTGCGCTACGACGGCAGCTGGTACTTCCCGGTGCTCGAGCGTTACCCGGAAACCACCTTTGGTGGCGAATTCCCGCTGGAAGCCAATTACAAAAGCCCTTACATCAAGGAACTGCTCGCGGCGAAAGATGGCTGGACCTTGTGGGCACCGATTCCGTTCAGCTACCAGAGCATCAATTACGACCTGAAAGTCCCAGCGCCTGCCCCGCCGTCGCGAGACAATTTGCTGGGCACTGACGATCAGGGCCGTGATGTGTTGGCGCGGGTCATCTACGGCTTCAGGATTTCCGTGCTGTTCGCCCTGACCCTGACCATTCTCAGCTCGATCATCGGCGTGATCGCCGGCGCCTTGCAGGGGTTTTACGGCGGTTGGGTGGACTTGCTGGGCCAGCGCTTTCTGGAAGTCTGGTCCGGCCTGCCGGTGCTCTATCTGTTGATCATTCTGGCCAGTTTCGTGCAGCCCAATTTCTGGTGGCTACTGGGTATCATGCTGCTGTTTTCCTGGATGAGCCTGGTCGACGTGGTGCGCGCCGAGTTCCTGCGCGGCCGCAACCTGGAGTACGTACGCGCAGCACGGGCACTGGGCATGGAAAATGGCGCGATCATGTTCCGCCACATTCTGCCCAACGCGATGGTCTCGACCATGACTTTTCTGCCGTTCATTCTGACCGGCGCCATCGGCACGCTGACCGCCCTGGACTTCCTCGGCTTCGGCCTGCCGGCAGGCTCGCCCTCACTGGGCGAACTGGTGGCGCAGGGCAAATCCAATCTGCAAGCGCCGTGGCTGGGCATCAGTGCCTTTGCGGTGCTGGCCATCATGCTGAGTCTGCTGGTGTTCATCGGCGAATCTGCCCGCGATGCATTCGACCCGAGGAAATAA
- a CDS encoding ABC transporter ATP-binding protein: MNNDNLIEIRDLAVEFVTGESRQRVVENISFDIRRGETLALVGESGSGKSVTAHSILRLLPYPIASHPSGTIRYAGEDLLKVEEKKLRSIRGNRIAMIFQEPMTSLNPLHSVEKQINEVLGLHKGLTGKAATERTLELLELVGIPEPRKRLKALPHELSGGQRQRVMIAMALANEPELLIADEPTTALDVTVQLKILELLKHLQARLGMALLLISHDLNVVRQIANRVCVMQRGCIVEQASCEELFRSPQHPYTKVLLSAEPSGGPSTNPAGAPLLEVEDLKVWFPIKKGLLKRTVDHVKAVDGIRFSLPQGQTLGIVGESGSGKSTLGLAILRLIGSQGTIRFKGNALNSLSQPQIRPLRRQMQVVFQDPFGSLSPRMSVGEIVGEGLRIHDMGTAAEQQTAIIEALREVGLDPDTRHRYPHEFSGGQRQRIAIARALVLKPELILLDEPTSALDRTVQRQVVELLRSLQTKYNLTYLFISHDLAVVKALSHQLMVVKQGQVVEQGAAQEIFAAPQHPYTQQLLEAAFLAPVAVD; encoded by the coding sequence ATGAACAATGACAATCTGATCGAAATCCGCGATCTGGCGGTCGAGTTCGTGACGGGCGAATCGCGGCAGCGCGTGGTCGAGAACATCAGCTTCGACATTCGCCGCGGCGAGACCCTGGCGCTGGTCGGTGAAAGCGGTTCGGGCAAATCCGTCACGGCGCATTCGATCCTGCGCCTGCTGCCCTACCCGATCGCCAGCCACCCGAGCGGCACCATCCGCTATGCGGGCGAAGACCTGCTGAAAGTCGAAGAGAAAAAACTGCGCTCGATCCGTGGCAACCGTATTGCCATGATCTTTCAGGAGCCGATGACCTCCCTGAACCCGCTGCACTCGGTGGAAAAACAGATCAACGAAGTGTTGGGCTTGCATAAAGGCCTGACCGGCAAGGCGGCCACTGAGCGCACGCTGGAGCTTCTCGAGCTGGTCGGCATCCCAGAGCCACGCAAACGACTCAAAGCCCTGCCACACGAGCTGTCAGGCGGCCAGCGTCAGCGTGTAATGATCGCCATGGCCCTGGCCAACGAACCCGAGCTGTTGATCGCCGATGAACCGACCACCGCGCTGGACGTTACAGTCCAGCTGAAGATCCTGGAACTGCTCAAGCACTTGCAGGCGCGTCTGGGCATGGCACTGCTGCTGATCAGCCACGACTTGAACGTGGTCAGGCAAATAGCCAACCGCGTATGTGTCATGCAGCGCGGTTGCATCGTCGAACAGGCATCGTGCGAAGAATTGTTCCGTTCGCCGCAGCATCCGTACACCAAAGTTCTGCTCAGCGCAGAGCCCAGCGGTGGTCCTTCGACCAACCCGGCCGGTGCTCCGCTGCTTGAAGTCGAGGACCTGAAAGTCTGGTTCCCGATCAAGAAAGGCCTGCTCAAGCGCACCGTCGATCACGTCAAGGCAGTCGACGGTATTCGCTTCAGCCTGCCTCAGGGCCAGACGCTGGGTATCGTGGGTGAAAGCGGCTCGGGCAAATCAACTCTGGGGCTGGCGATTCTCAGACTGATCGGCAGCCAGGGCACCATACGTTTCAAGGGCAACGCGTTAAACTCTCTGTCGCAACCGCAGATTCGTCCGTTGCGCAGGCAGATGCAGGTCGTTTTCCAGGACCCGTTCGGCAGCTTGAGTCCGCGTATGTCAGTGGGTGAAATCGTCGGTGAAGGCCTGCGCATCCACGACATGGGTACAGCTGCCGAGCAACAGACTGCGATTATCGAAGCGCTCAGGGAAGTAGGCCTGGACCCGGATACCCGGCACCGCTACCCCCATGAGTTCTCCGGTGGTCAACGTCAGCGGATCGCCATTGCCCGGGCACTGGTGTTGAAGCCGGAGCTGATACTGTTGGACGAGCCCACTTCGGCGCTCGACCGCACAGTGCAGCGCCAGGTAGTCGAGCTGCTTCGCTCGCTGCAAACCAAGTACAACCTGACGTATTTGTTCATCAGCCATGACCTGGCTGTCGTCAAAGCGCTGAGCCACCAGTTGATGGTGGTCAAGCAAGGCCAAGTGGTCGAACAGGGTGCAGCGCAGGAAATCTTCGCCGCACCGCAACATCCTTATACACAGCAGCTGCTGGAGGCCGCCTTTTTGGCGCCGGTAGCTGTCGATTAA
- the fabI gene encoding enoyl-ACP reductase FabI, with protein sequence MGFLAGKRVLIVGVASKLSIASGIAAAMHREGAELAFTYQNDKLKGRVEEFAAGWGSGPELCFPCDVASDEEINKVFEELSKKWDGLDVIVHSVGFAPGDQLDGDFTNATTREGFRIAHDISAYSFVALAKAGREMMKGRNGSLLTLSYLGAERTMPNYNVMGMAKASLEAGVRYLAGSLGPEGTRVNAVSAGPIRTLAASGIKNFRKMLAANEAQTPLRRNVTIDEVGNAGAFLCSDLASGISGEIMYVDGGFNTTAMGSMDE encoded by the coding sequence ATGGGTTTTCTCGCCGGTAAGCGCGTCCTGATCGTCGGTGTCGCCAGTAAACTGTCCATCGCATCCGGTATCGCCGCCGCCATGCATCGTGAAGGTGCAGAGCTTGCTTTCACCTATCAAAACGACAAACTCAAGGGTCGCGTCGAAGAGTTCGCCGCAGGCTGGGGTTCAGGCCCTGAGCTGTGCTTCCCTTGCGATGTGGCCAGCGACGAAGAGATCAACAAGGTCTTTGAAGAGCTGAGCAAGAAATGGGACGGCCTGGACGTGATCGTTCACTCGGTTGGCTTCGCCCCGGGCGACCAGCTTGATGGTGACTTCACCAACGCCACCACCCGCGAAGGCTTCCGCATTGCTCACGACATCAGCGCCTACAGCTTCGTGGCACTGGCCAAAGCCGGTCGCGAAATGATGAAAGGCCGCAATGGTAGCCTGCTGACCCTGTCGTATCTGGGCGCAGAGCGCACCATGCCGAACTACAACGTCATGGGCATGGCCAAGGCCAGCCTGGAAGCCGGCGTTCGTTACCTGGCCGGCAGCCTCGGTCCAGAAGGCACGCGCGTCAACGCGGTGTCGGCGGGTCCGATCCGCACCCTGGCAGCTTCGGGTATCAAAAACTTCCGCAAGATGCTGGCTGCCAACGAAGCGCAGACCCCTCTGCGCCGCAACGTCACCATCGACGAAGTCGGCAATGCCGGCGCGTTCCTGTGCTCGGACCTGGCGTCGGGCATCAGCGGTGAAATCATGTACGTCGACGGCGGTTTCAACACCACCGCGATGGGCAGCATGGACGAGTAA
- a CDS encoding SurA N-terminal domain-containing protein — MLQNIRDNSQGWIAKTIIGIIIALMAFTGIEALFTATSNKQNAAEVNGEDISQNELSQAVDMQRRQLAQQLSQQLGKDFDPAMLDEKLLRDSALKGLIDRKLLLQGAADAKFSFSEAALDQQLLQTPEFQVDGKFSADRFDQVIRQLGYSRLQFRQMLGQEMLIGQVRAGVAGSAFVTDAQVEAFARLEKQTRDFASLTLPADPSAVKVTDDEVKAHYDQHAKEFMSPEQVVLDYIELKKSSFFDKVQVKDEDLQAAYQKEIANLSEQRRAAHILIEVNDKLNDEQAKAKIEEIQQRLAKGESFAALAKEYSQDPGSSNKGGDLGYAGKGVYDPAFEDALYALNKDQVSQPVRTDFGWHLIKLLGVEAPSVPTFASLKDKLTTDLKSQQVEQKFVEVTKQLEDSAFESSDLTQPAQDLGLKVQTTAPFGREGGEGLTANRAVIQAAFSPEVLEEGSNSNTLELDPETVVVVRSKEHLQPQQLPLESVAGSIRAQLVKEHASAAAKAKGEALLAGLRDGKIPLAAKQEGRDWKVMEAVTRSQEGVDPQVLQTLFRMPKPVGKDKPEFASITASDGSFVIVRLNGVNQAAAPTDAEKAQYRRFLSSREGQQDFAAYRAQLESKAKIEKF, encoded by the coding sequence ATGCTGCAGAACATCAGGGACAATTCACAAGGCTGGATTGCCAAGACAATTATCGGAATCATCATTGCATTGATGGCCTTCACTGGCATCGAGGCGTTGTTTACCGCTACCAGCAACAAGCAGAACGCAGCTGAAGTCAACGGCGAGGACATTTCTCAGAATGAGTTGAGTCAGGCTGTCGACATGCAGCGTCGTCAGTTGGCTCAGCAGCTCTCGCAGCAATTGGGCAAGGATTTCGATCCTGCCATGCTCGATGAAAAGCTGTTGCGTGATTCGGCCCTCAAAGGCTTGATCGATCGCAAGCTGCTGCTGCAGGGTGCAGCCGACGCCAAATTCTCGTTTTCCGAGGCAGCGCTGGATCAGCAGCTGTTGCAGACGCCTGAGTTCCAGGTCGATGGCAAATTCAGTGCTGACCGTTTCGATCAGGTGATTCGTCAGCTCGGTTACAGCCGTCTGCAGTTCCGCCAGATGCTGGGTCAGGAAATGCTCATTGGTCAGGTACGTGCCGGGGTTGCGGGCAGTGCCTTCGTCACCGATGCACAGGTTGAAGCCTTTGCCCGTCTGGAAAAGCAGACGCGTGATTTCGCTTCGCTGACCCTGCCAGCCGATCCGTCGGCGGTCAAAGTGACTGACGATGAAGTCAAGGCCCACTACGACCAGCATGCCAAGGAGTTCATGAGCCCTGAGCAGGTCGTGCTTGATTACATCGAGTTGAAGAAATCGTCTTTCTTCGACAAGGTTCAAGTCAAGGACGAGGACTTGCAGGCGGCGTATCAGAAAGAAATCGCCAATCTCTCCGAACAGCGTCGTGCAGCGCACATTCTGATCGAAGTGAACGACAAGCTGAACGATGAGCAGGCCAAGGCGAAGATTGAAGAAATTCAACAGCGTCTGGCCAAGGGTGAGAGTTTTGCTGCGCTGGCCAAGGAATATTCGCAGGACCCTGGCTCGTCGAACAAGGGCGGTGACCTGGGCTACGCAGGCAAGGGCGTTTATGATCCGGCTTTTGAAGACGCGCTGTATGCGTTGAACAAGGACCAGGTTTCGCAGCCGGTACGTACCGACTTCGGCTGGCACCTGATCAAGCTGTTGGGCGTTGAAGCGCCTTCGGTGCCGACTTTCGCCAGCCTCAAGGACAAGCTGACCACTGATCTCAAGTCGCAGCAGGTCGAGCAGAAGTTTGTCGAAGTGACCAAGCAACTGGAAGATTCAGCTTTTGAGTCGTCCGACCTGACTCAGCCGGCTCAGGATCTGGGTCTGAAGGTTCAGACCACTGCGCCATTCGGCCGTGAGGGCGGCGAAGGTCTGACTGCCAACCGTGCGGTCATCCAGGCGGCATTCAGCCCGGAAGTGCTGGAAGAAGGCTCCAACAGCAACACGCTGGAGCTGGATCCGGAGACTGTAGTCGTGGTGCGCTCCAAAGAGCATCTGCAACCGCAACAGCTACCACTTGAAAGCGTTGCCGGCTCGATTCGCGCCCAACTGGTCAAGGAGCATGCTTCGGCGGCTGCCAAGGCCAAGGGCGAAGCACTGCTGGCAGGTCTGCGCGACGGCAAGATTCCACTGGCTGCCAAGCAGGAAGGTCGTGACTGGAAAGTGATGGAAGCGGTGACACGCAGCCAGGAAGGGGTTGACCCTCAGGTGCTGCAGACGCTGTTCCGCATGCCCAAGCCTGTCGGCAAGGACAAGCCGGAATTCGCCAGCATTACTGCATCGGATGGCAGCTTCGTGATTGTCCGTCTCAATGGCGTGAATCAGGCGGCTGCGCCGACTGATGCCGAGAAGGCACAGTATCGTCGCTTCCTCTCCTCGCGTGAGGGGCAGCAGGATTTCGCGGCGTACCGTGCACAGCTTGAAAGCAAGGCGAAGATCGAGAAGTTCTAA
- a CDS encoding HU family DNA-binding protein has product MNKSELIDAIAASADIPKAAAGRALDAVIESVTGALKAGDSVVLVGFGTFSVTDRPARIGRNPQTGKTLEIAAAKKPGFKAGKALKEAVN; this is encoded by the coding sequence GTGAACAAGTCGGAACTGATTGATGCTATCGCTGCATCTGCTGATATCCCGAAAGCTGCTGCTGGCCGTGCGCTGGACGCAGTGATCGAATCCGTCACTGGCGCTCTGAAGGCTGGCGACTCGGTTGTTTTGGTTGGCTTTGGTACGTTCTCCGTGACTGATCGTCCTGCTCGCATCGGTCGTAATCCTCAGACCGGTAAGACGCTGGAAATCGCTGCTGCTAAAAAACCAGGTTTCAAAGCCGGTAAAGCCCTCAAAGAAGCTGTCAACTAA